From a region of the Nonlabens sp. Hel1_33_55 genome:
- a CDS encoding DUF6624 domain-containing protein yields the protein MIIAIKSIYLKKLTVFVFFLLSTAAFAQSDIFDHYYKIRKADSLYELKKYKESYIAYKDAIQNNNKYIKQNDIYNAACSAALSGKTNDAFLHLSELANNVNYKYDNIEHLTDNPDFKILHQHSGWKKLLELINTNKKETDKKLDIELIAILDSIYDDDQNLRNQNREISDTYGYSSKEYIDLWDKIEIKDSINQIRVQNILNNKGWLGADIIGDRGNLTLFLVIQHSPLSIQKKYLPLMRRAVASGDAEPRNLALLEDRISMRTNGTQIYGSQIKRKPKSKQYYLPTIIDPENVDERRLKIGLGLISDYVKKWNIIWNIEDHKRESKKRLE from the coding sequence ATGATTATTGCAATTAAAAGTATTTATTTGAAAAAATTAACTGTCTTCGTTTTTTTTCTTTTATCAACAGCGGCCTTTGCTCAAAGCGACATATTTGACCATTATTATAAAATACGAAAAGCAGATTCCTTATATGAATTAAAAAAATATAAAGAATCTTATATAGCCTATAAAGATGCAATTCAAAATAATAATAAATATATTAAACAAAACGACATATACAATGCTGCCTGTTCAGCTGCATTATCGGGAAAGACAAATGATGCGTTTCTTCATTTATCAGAATTAGCAAATAATGTCAACTATAAATACGATAACATTGAGCACCTAACTGACAATCCTGATTTTAAAATATTGCACCAGCATAGTGGCTGGAAAAAGCTTTTAGAATTGATAAACACAAACAAAAAGGAGACTGATAAAAAACTAGATATAGAGCTAATAGCCATTTTAGATTCAATCTACGATGATGATCAGAATCTTAGAAATCAAAATAGAGAAATATCAGATACTTACGGATATTCTTCTAAGGAATATATTGACCTTTGGGATAAAATAGAAATCAAAGATTCTATTAATCAAATACGAGTTCAGAACATTTTAAACAATAAGGGTTGGCTTGGGGCTGATATAATTGGAGATCGAGGAAACTTAACATTGTTCTTAGTAATTCAACATTCACCTTTAAGCATCCAAAAAAAATATTTACCATTGATGAGACGCGCTGTAGCCAGCGGTGATGCTGAACCTAGAAATTTAGCCTTGTTAGAAGATAGAATATCAATGCGTACTAATGGAACACAAATTTACGGGAGTCAAATAAAGAGAAAACCTAAAAGCAAACAATATTACTTACCAACCATCATTGATCCTGAAAATGTAGACGAAAGAAGGCTTAAAATTGGGTTAGGTCTAATTTCAGATTATGTTAAAAAATGGAACATCATTTGGAATATAGAAGATCACAAAAGAGAATCAAAAAAGCGTTTGGAGTAA
- a CDS encoding serine hydrolase domain-containing protein, with translation MTYSKKNKLKNIICALLLFIISINSINAQNIEKRFETIIDSIYNLNRDGIGFIVHIEAPDRENSWSYAVGHKAKNSTEALDKNQPVLTASNTKTYVSAAILKLIEKGDFTLDDSIEKLITKKAKKALKFNGYGVDQITVRNLLSHTSGITDYVDDSYFNFVDNNPDYNWTKSKQIKLAMKKTNDSTQLGKHSYGDINYLLLADIIEKASNKSFYTAIRENLNLEENGLDATWFQGLEKLPKGILDFPTQYTDMFSNNSTNINPSWDLFGGGGLASTAKDLAVFFQLLYNGNIIKDKSLLSEMTTQVDKSNNYCLGVFNIPSFFGTNVFYHGGFWGTDVVYIPELNTSIAIFTLVKEKRNVNISMNIELIKALKK, from the coding sequence ATGACATATAGCAAAAAAAATAAATTAAAAAATATAATCTGTGCATTACTGCTTTTTATCATTAGCATCAATTCTATTAATGCTCAGAATATTGAAAAAAGATTTGAGACAATTATCGATTCAATATATAATCTTAATCGGGATGGAATAGGTTTTATTGTTCACATAGAAGCCCCTGACAGAGAAAATTCCTGGTCCTATGCTGTTGGTCATAAGGCAAAAAACAGTACTGAAGCCCTCGACAAAAACCAACCTGTTCTTACCGCGAGTAATACTAAAACTTATGTTTCTGCTGCTATTTTAAAATTGATAGAAAAAGGTGATTTTACCTTAGATGACTCGATTGAAAAACTGATAACTAAAAAAGCTAAAAAAGCCTTGAAGTTTAATGGCTATGGCGTAGATCAAATTACTGTTCGCAATTTACTTTCACATACATCTGGTATTACCGACTATGTGGATGATTCTTATTTCAATTTTGTAGATAACAATCCAGATTATAATTGGACTAAGAGCAAGCAAATAAAATTAGCTATGAAAAAAACTAATGATAGCACACAATTAGGAAAACATTCTTATGGAGATATTAATTATCTATTACTCGCAGATATCATTGAAAAAGCAAGCAATAAATCTTTTTATACAGCTATTAGAGAAAATCTGAATTTGGAAGAAAATGGACTAGATGCTACCTGGTTTCAAGGTTTGGAAAAACTGCCTAAAGGTATATTAGATTTTCCTACTCAATATACTGATATGTTCAGTAATAATTCAACAAATATTAACCCGTCTTGGGATTTATTTGGTGGTGGCGGACTCGCATCTACTGCAAAAGACTTAGCAGTTTTCTTTCAACTTCTTTACAACGGTAATATTATAAAAGATAAAAGCTTATTGTCAGAAATGACTACACAAGTTGATAAGTCTAATAATTATTGCCTTGGTGTTTTTAATATCCCTTCATTTTTCGGCACAAACGTATTTTATCACGGAGGTTTTTGGGGAACAGACGTAGTATATATTCCCGAGCTTAACACATCAATAGCAATTTTTACTTTGGTCAAGGAAAAAAGAAATGTAAATATTAGTATGAATATTGAACTAATTAAAGCATTGAAGAAATAA
- a CDS encoding DUF418 domain-containing protein: MSNKSNISKPVKNSQRIEILDIYRGFALMGIFVVNITIMNSTFLNQDEYTQKFTSTLDLMTGKILQLFFYTKFFPIFSLLFGLGIAMQAIKILERKKSPIIFFSRKMIILFIIGVMHILFLWSGDVLNLYAIIGLFTILLLKLPSKLILALSVLFLIFPFYNQAFEFIFDKLNYSPELYLSGYTGETVSHIIKNGTYIEGLKLRVLEYLANIPVLFQFLAPIAIAMFLLGLYLGKLKVYQSLDSFIKTITIPVLIVTLLSNVYRVLFLFIIINHQLFTIEDNREIFIKVMVVSDVLMGLFYLWIIGWLYYNTTFAKVLKSFRFIGRMALTNYIFQSFIGLITFSSIGFQLYETLSPFDCLLVAVTVFIVQIILSKIWLKYFLYGPLEWMWRSLTYGTLLQIKR, translated from the coding sequence TTGAGCAATAAAAGTAATATATCGAAGCCAGTTAAAAATTCACAGCGTATAGAAATTTTAGATATCTATAGAGGTTTCGCATTAATGGGAATATTCGTAGTTAATATAACCATAATGAATTCGACATTCTTGAATCAAGATGAGTACACCCAAAAATTTACTTCAACTTTAGATTTAATGACAGGAAAAATTTTGCAACTTTTTTTTTATACTAAATTTTTCCCCATATTTTCATTACTTTTTGGTTTAGGTATAGCGATGCAGGCAATAAAGATTTTGGAAAGAAAAAAATCTCCAATAATATTCTTTAGTCGTAAGATGATTATTCTCTTCATTATTGGTGTAATGCATATTTTATTTTTATGGTCTGGAGATGTTCTTAATCTATATGCTATAATTGGTCTGTTTACCATTTTACTTTTAAAATTACCCAGCAAATTAATATTAGCCCTTTCCGTTCTATTTTTAATATTTCCCTTTTATAATCAAGCCTTTGAATTTATTTTTGACAAACTCAATTATAGTCCAGAGCTTTATCTATCAGGTTATACAGGAGAAACCGTGAGTCATATTATCAAAAATGGAACGTACATCGAGGGATTAAAACTAAGAGTTTTAGAATACCTCGCAAATATACCTGTGCTGTTTCAATTCTTAGCTCCTATCGCTATAGCAATGTTTCTTTTAGGTCTATACTTGGGAAAATTAAAAGTTTATCAATCATTAGATAGCTTTATTAAAACGATTACTATCCCAGTTCTCATCGTTACTTTGCTCAGTAATGTTTACAGGGTACTATTTCTATTTATAATAATAAACCATCAGCTATTTACAATCGAAGATAATCGTGAAATTTTCATAAAAGTTATGGTAGTTTCAGATGTTCTAATGGGCTTATTTTATCTATGGATAATCGGTTGGTTATATTACAATACCACTTTCGCGAAAGTTTTAAAATCTTTTAGGTTTATCGGAAGAATGGCACTTACAAATTATATATTTCAAAGTTTTATTGGTTTAATTACATTTTCATCAATAGGATTTCAACTTTATGAGACCTTAAGTCCATTCGATTGTCTCTTAGTTGCCGTAACTGTATTTATAGTTCAGATAATATTGAGTAAAATCTGGTTGAAATATTTTTTGTACGGTCCATTAGAATGGATGTGGAGATCTCTTACCTATGGAACATTACTTCAGATTAAAAGATAA
- a CDS encoding nucleotidyl transferase AbiEii/AbiGii toxin family protein, producing the protein MPNNSQLNLKVVAEVARALGDLNNEVVYIGGAVISIYATEPGADLPRMTEDIDVCVQVSTFSQMEALREQLATKQIYPDPEGTHMYRYTHKGILIDFIPFEETAFGPTNSWLKPGFDKAYKTTIDGIEIAVLPVSIFLATKWEAYNSRGSDPRYSHDFEDIIYVLDNNLDVVQNVNEASAAVQKTLKEMSSFILDHPNSSEIIECHINQRTAMERGAFIQEKLQNILMI; encoded by the coding sequence ATGCCAAATAACTCACAGCTCAATCTAAAAGTAGTTGCCGAAGTAGCTCGTGCACTTGGCGATCTTAATAATGAAGTCGTTTATATAGGTGGTGCGGTAATCAGTATTTATGCAACTGAGCCTGGTGCAGATCTTCCAAGAATGACGGAAGATATAGATGTTTGCGTACAAGTGTCCACATTCAGCCAGATGGAAGCTTTGAGGGAACAACTCGCTACAAAACAAATCTATCCTGACCCTGAAGGGACCCACATGTATCGATACACTCACAAGGGAATTTTGATCGATTTTATTCCGTTTGAGGAGACGGCTTTTGGCCCAACAAACTCTTGGTTGAAACCAGGCTTTGACAAAGCTTATAAAACTACCATTGACGGAATTGAAATCGCCGTGTTGCCAGTTTCTATTTTTCTGGCTACCAAATGGGAGGCGTACAACAGCAGAGGTTCTGATCCCAGATATAGTCATGATTTTGAAGATATTATCTATGTGCTGGATAATAACTTGGATGTAGTGCAGAACGTAAATGAGGCGTCTGCAGCCGTGCAGAAAACCTTAAAGGAAATGAGTTCTTTTATTTTAGATCATCCAAATAGCAGTGAGATAATTGAATGTCACATCAACCAAAGGACTGCTATGGAGCGAGGTGCTTTTATTCAAGAGAAGCTCCAGAATATTTTGATGATATAG
- a CDS encoding P-loop NTPase fold protein, producing MINISSIIDVPKIASDKDQLGILNYQKGLSNFIKNAQTPLTVAVQGEWGSGKTSLMNSVRHDLCGDGKPFFDIWINTWEYSLLNDEYTTMTQIIKGIIVNVVEVLEKDKNQNVENLKRKAASFFGSVAKTATKAAANYATAGMAGDVTDQLFDKNENRSSLRELHSELQAQINQCVNGDNSINGFLFFIDDLDRINPPVAVQILELLKNIFDLENCIFLLAIDYEVVVKGLEPKFGKKTQENEREFRSFFEKIIQLPFSMPIGQYRVNDLIIDNLKELAYFKEEDFTEQVQEAVVEFNNLTVGSNPRSIKRLLNSLSLVKNISQSVDDNQDSNAFEQLINIGVFSIQISYPLVYKALERYPEFDQWDDELAESFKLKALEPSVIEQFKTNQYFDEPWEQILYRICQRDLYLSNRAMQISRLLNKVKDLIEDNAGREENKSQDVSLKDVMSNAIQIAAVTSYNDTVEESTPNEIHKSNFLKSLRNKIKSKLIEGGKDKNFDILYNQSRVQSNLTFQIKKDQHHYRLDISIHPEAKHYRLNTRYSCWYYVKNEAGSLEKNLELETSKSINAKQRFEEMKTKLAQLDQKEPVEIKTKYWDSINDHHSTINIVMDLLLPNAWVYINDDENIEEFLKYLFQFLEATRTIKIGND from the coding sequence ATGATTAATATATCCAGCATAATAGACGTACCGAAAATTGCAAGCGATAAGGACCAACTTGGAATCTTAAATTATCAAAAAGGGCTATCTAATTTTATTAAAAATGCCCAAACACCGCTAACCGTAGCCGTTCAAGGAGAATGGGGAAGTGGTAAGACTTCGTTGATGAATTCTGTAAGACACGATTTATGCGGAGACGGTAAACCATTTTTTGATATTTGGATCAACACATGGGAATACTCCTTATTGAATGATGAGTACACCACAATGACTCAGATAATAAAAGGCATCATAGTCAATGTAGTGGAAGTTCTCGAGAAGGATAAAAATCAGAATGTAGAGAATCTTAAACGTAAGGCAGCTAGTTTCTTTGGATCTGTGGCTAAAACAGCAACTAAAGCAGCTGCAAACTATGCAACTGCTGGTATGGCTGGAGATGTCACGGATCAATTATTTGATAAAAACGAGAATCGCTCATCCTTGCGAGAACTTCATTCAGAGCTTCAGGCACAGATTAATCAATGTGTAAATGGAGATAATAGTATTAATGGTTTTCTTTTTTTTATTGACGATCTAGACCGAATTAACCCACCAGTTGCTGTACAGATTTTAGAGTTGCTCAAAAACATTTTTGACCTTGAAAATTGTATTTTTTTACTCGCTATTGATTATGAAGTAGTAGTAAAAGGGCTGGAGCCTAAATTTGGGAAGAAGACACAAGAGAACGAGCGCGAGTTTCGTTCTTTCTTTGAGAAGATTATTCAATTGCCTTTTTCAATGCCTATAGGTCAATATCGAGTAAATGATTTGATTATAGACAACCTCAAAGAGCTTGCTTATTTTAAAGAAGAAGACTTTACAGAGCAAGTACAAGAAGCGGTAGTGGAGTTTAATAACTTGACGGTAGGTTCAAATCCAAGATCGATAAAACGATTGCTTAACAGCTTATCATTAGTAAAAAACATTTCACAATCTGTTGATGACAATCAAGACTCAAATGCCTTTGAGCAATTAATCAATATTGGAGTTTTTAGTATTCAAATTTCATATCCGTTAGTTTATAAAGCGCTGGAGCGGTATCCAGAATTTGATCAATGGGACGATGAACTTGCCGAGTCATTCAAATTGAAAGCCCTAGAGCCATCAGTCATTGAGCAGTTTAAAACCAATCAATATTTTGATGAACCTTGGGAGCAAATTTTATATAGAATTTGCCAGAGAGATTTATATCTCAGTAATCGTGCTATGCAGATTTCTCGACTATTAAACAAGGTTAAAGATTTGATAGAAGATAATGCAGGTAGGGAAGAGAATAAATCTCAAGACGTATCACTCAAAGATGTGATGAGTAACGCAATACAAATTGCAGCTGTGACTAGTTATAATGATACGGTAGAAGAATCTACGCCTAATGAGATCCATAAATCCAATTTCCTCAAAAGCCTTCGCAATAAAATTAAATCCAAGTTGATTGAAGGCGGAAAAGATAAAAATTTCGATATTCTTTATAATCAAAGCAGAGTGCAATCTAATTTGACCTTTCAGATTAAGAAAGATCAGCACCATTATCGTCTTGATATTTCCATCCATCCCGAGGCTAAGCATTACCGTTTGAACACTCGTTACTCTTGCTGGTATTATGTTAAGAATGAAGCAGGAAGTCTTGAGAAAAATCTCGAACTGGAAACATCAAAAAGCATAAATGCCAAACAACGTTTTGAGGAAATGAAAACCAAGCTTGCGCAATTGGATCAAAAAGAGCCTGTAGAAATAAAAACGAAATACTGGGATTCAATAAACGATCATCACAGTACTATAAATATTGTTATGGATTTGTTACTGCCTAATGCTTGGGTGTATATCAATGACGATGAGAATATTGAAGAGTTTTTGAAATATTTGTTTCAATTTTTAGAAGCTACTAGAACAATCAAGATAGGTAATGACTAA
- a CDS encoding PD-(D/E)XK nuclease family protein: protein MKNYMRDCLTIEQLLEEAKKIVKQHEFDTKKNGEDFNLFSILRMEYNETKTHSGMLVALLDPNGNHYQEDLFLRLFLDQIGYDYSGENLKSVKVKSEHHIGKITKDYWSGGFIDILITFPSNKIIAIENKIYAGDQPKQMYRYSLYRPSFSSLYYLNLFGDNPSADSLQNLKEEEYKIITYRNHILNWLEKCMATVPAGSIIETSLKQYYILLKQLTNSMENVLENQLQDVILKDLEGASYIHSHYQKAIENIKDKFKIAVFQTLEESLVGKFPVRLGNDISSVHSQIWIDGKYENRNIIFGIESFSGLGHFHGRLFVGVIDKEAKIEILEEEDQFFNYGWQSIRTIKTNESNPLNLSSLKTLQKLHNDKAYFDSLVKTTAEQTIAFVETYQADFDRKTNL, encoded by the coding sequence TTGAAAAATTACATGAGAGATTGTTTGACAATCGAGCAACTATTAGAGGAGGCTAAAAAAATCGTGAAACAACACGAGTTTGACACCAAAAAAAATGGTGAAGATTTCAATTTATTTTCCATATTGAGAATGGAGTATAATGAAACAAAGACTCATTCTGGAATGCTCGTCGCATTATTGGATCCTAATGGTAACCATTACCAGGAGGATCTATTTCTAAGGCTCTTTCTTGATCAAATAGGATATGATTACTCTGGTGAAAACTTAAAATCGGTAAAGGTTAAGTCGGAACATCACATTGGAAAAATTACAAAGGATTACTGGAGTGGCGGCTTTATAGATATACTTATTACATTTCCAAGTAATAAGATAATTGCAATTGAAAATAAAATCTATGCCGGTGATCAGCCTAAACAGATGTATAGGTATAGTTTGTACAGGCCTTCGTTCTCATCTTTATATTACTTAAATCTATTCGGCGATAACCCATCGGCAGACAGCCTTCAAAACTTAAAGGAAGAGGAATATAAGATTATAACATACCGCAACCATATTTTGAATTGGCTAGAAAAGTGTATGGCTACGGTACCAGCAGGATCGATAATTGAAACCTCTTTGAAACAATATTATATACTATTAAAACAACTAACCAACAGCATGGAAAATGTATTAGAAAACCAGCTTCAAGACGTTATATTAAAGGATTTAGAAGGAGCAAGCTATATCCACTCACATTACCAAAAGGCCATTGAAAATATAAAGGATAAATTTAAAATTGCGGTATTTCAAACTCTTGAAGAATCATTGGTGGGAAAATTTCCAGTGCGTTTGGGTAATGACATTAGCTCAGTCCATTCACAAATATGGATTGATGGAAAATATGAAAACAGAAACATCATTTTTGGTATTGAATCCTTCTCTGGCTTAGGACATTTTCACGGGCGTTTGTTTGTGGGTGTAATAGATAAAGAAGCTAAAATTGAAATACTTGAAGAAGAAGATCAGTTTTTTAATTATGGCTGGCAGTCGATAAGAACTATCAAAACCAATGAAAGTAATCCCCTCAATCTATCCAGCCTCAAAACTTTGCAGAAATTACATAATGATAAGGCTTATTTCGATTCTCTGGTAAAAACTACAGCTGAGCAAACTATTGCCTTTGTTGAGACCTATCAAGCTGATTTTGACAGGAAAACTAATTTATAA
- a CDS encoding phospholipase D family protein, whose translation MSTFLTGDALNDAIDNIITDTKKFLFITSPFIKLDDHFRERFDLIKNNPSIYLQIMFGKNENDFYRSVRTEDLEYFKTFPNVSIIYEPRLHAKSYSNENNGIVTSMNLYDYSAENNVEYGIWFGRTKLAEKVYEVHLDNHYKILEESAHCLFIKRPVFKTAIFGLSKNYTKSETLLDLFDSFDPSDSEYERIVYQDIDVISLDEKDLVPVLKSRSEKRSEMELKTQKESSQESPSHGYCIRTGEQIAFNPSQPLSKNAYYEWLEWKNMDYRENFCHLTGNRSYHRNSMRFPILDNNFQNEDIWN comes from the coding sequence ATGAGTACCTTTTTAACTGGCGACGCACTTAACGATGCAATTGATAACATAATTACAGATACTAAGAAATTTCTATTTATTACCTCACCTTTTATCAAACTTGATGATCATTTCAGGGAACGATTTGATCTTATTAAAAATAATCCATCTATTTACCTCCAAATTATGTTTGGTAAAAACGAAAATGATTTTTATCGAAGCGTTAGGACTGAGGACCTAGAATATTTTAAGACATTTCCCAATGTTTCCATTATATATGAGCCTAGACTGCATGCAAAAAGTTATTCAAATGAGAACAATGGTATAGTTACCTCCATGAACCTTTATGATTATTCTGCAGAGAATAATGTTGAGTATGGTATTTGGTTCGGTCGGACCAAATTGGCTGAAAAAGTTTATGAGGTACACTTAGATAATCATTATAAAATTCTTGAAGAATCGGCACATTGTTTATTCATTAAGCGACCCGTTTTCAAAACAGCCATTTTCGGTTTGAGTAAGAACTACACTAAATCAGAGACCTTATTAGATCTCTTTGACTCATTTGACCCCAGCGATAGTGAGTATGAAAGAATAGTTTATCAAGATATTGATGTTATCAGCCTTGATGAAAAAGACCTCGTTCCAGTACTCAAATCCCGATCAGAAAAGCGATCAGAAATGGAGCTCAAAACCCAAAAAGAGTCGAGTCAAGAAAGTCCTTCTCATGGTTACTGTATAAGGACTGGAGAACAGATTGCGTTTAATCCATCACAGCCGCTATCAAAAAATGCATACTATGAATGGCTAGAGTGGAAAAATATGGACTATCGTGAGAATTTTTGTCATCTCACAGGCAATCGATCATACCATCGTAATTCAATGCGATTTCCTATTCTAGATAATAATTTTCAAAATGAAGATATATGGAATTGA